The Micromonospora sp. NBC_00421 genome contains a region encoding:
- a CDS encoding RloB family protein encodes MSPRRRETKPLKRTVARRPELRTVVVFCEGINSEPDYINGLKKLPEIADNTALNLEIHPDQGVPLTLVQMAADRLADPEVDECWCIFDVEWPKNHPNLHRAKQFAQAKGVGLVISNPCFELWLILHHSEHTKFVDTAEAEKMSRKLDGRTGKSIDSSIYMPLRKQAARRAEQLEKRHANNGTAFPDDNPSSGMHHLLRALGAT; translated from the coding sequence ATGAGCCCACGCCGCCGGGAAACGAAGCCCCTCAAGCGCACCGTCGCTCGACGCCCGGAGTTGCGCACGGTCGTCGTGTTCTGCGAGGGCATCAACTCCGAGCCCGACTACATCAACGGGCTGAAGAAGCTGCCCGAAATCGCGGACAACACCGCCCTCAACCTCGAAATCCACCCCGACCAGGGCGTCCCGCTCACACTCGTGCAGATGGCGGCCGACCGCCTCGCCGACCCGGAGGTGGACGAGTGCTGGTGCATCTTCGATGTGGAATGGCCGAAGAACCATCCGAACCTGCATCGCGCCAAGCAGTTCGCTCAGGCCAAGGGTGTCGGGCTGGTGATCTCGAACCCGTGCTTCGAGCTGTGGCTGATCCTGCACCACAGCGAGCACACGAAGTTCGTCGACACGGCGGAAGCCGAGAAGATGAGCCGCAAGCTTGACGGCCGCACCGGCAAGAGCATCGACAGCAGCATCTATATGCCGCTGCGAAAGCAGGCCGCCCGCCGGGCCGAGCAACTCGAAAAGCGGCACGCCAACAACGGCACCGCGTTTCCCGACGACAACCCGTCCTCCGGCATGCATCACCTGCTACGGGCACTCGGCGCAACGTAG